In Mesoplasma florum L1, the DNA window ATGGGAACAAAGTAACATAAACATCTGAGTCAGTTAAGTTTGTTCTTGCGCTTACAATAGCGTTTAATTCAGCATGAGCTACATAAGGGTATTTAGTATCAATTCATTCTCCTTCTCTTGTTCAAGGAAATTCATCATCATTAACACCTCTAGGAAATCCATTATAACCTGTTGATATAATTTGATTTAAATTGTTAACAAGAATAGCTCCAACCTGAGTTGATGGGTCTTTACTTCTCATTGCACAAACTTTAGCAACAGTCATAAAGAATTGTTCTCAGTTTAAAAAATTCTCTCTTTTCATTATAGTTTGATTCCTAATTTAATGTTTGTAATAACATCAGCAGTTGAAGCTAAATTAATTGTTGCTACAGTTGGAGGTTTTGGATATAGATTTTCATTTCATGCTCCATCTTGAAATCTACCTAATCATCCAATTTTTTCAAATACTTGATTATAATGATCAAAATCTCCACCTATTTTATTTTTTGCATAAAATTGTAATGCTGTAATAACACTATAGTTATATGCTGGTGCTTTTTTAAGAGTAACAACAAAAACTATTGCTACAACTATAAATACTAATAAGAATAATATTAAAATGTTTTCTCTTCATGTTCAGTCTTTTACTGGTTTTTTTACTAAACCTGCAAAAATTGATCCAAATATAATTCCTGACATCAATACTGAGAATGAACTTAATTGGTCTTGGCTATTGAAAATAGCAAGAATAATTAAAACTATTGGTCAAATAACTTTTACTTTTCCAAATCTTGCTATTGGTGATGTTTCTCCAGAAACATTCATAGCTAATATTCCAACCATAATTCCAATAATTGGAAGAGAACCTGAAGTAATAGTATATGGTAATGTTGCTGAAACAACAAAACCAAGTGTTATATACGCTAAAACAAAAGAAATAGCTAATTTTCATACATTACCGATAATAATTTCAGTGATTTTACTTATTGAGAATAATGAAGTTGTTAATAAGAAAATCATTAAAGCACTAAATACTATCCCATTTCCTGAGTCCATAGCACTAAAACCATAAGTGAAAACTCTTCATCATTGACCACCAGCTATTGTTAATGTTTGGTTTGTACCACCAAATATTATCATTGGTGCTTGTCATGCTCTTGCTGACCATTTAACTATTTGACCAGCATCATTGTATGACATACCTTCTAGAATGCTTAAGTTCATGAATAAACCAATAATAGTAAACGAAACGGGCATTATTATGAAAAAGAATAAAATGATTCATGTAAAACTAATGTTATTATTTTTAATTTTATTTAAAGCTATTTTAAAATTATTCATTTTAATTTCATCATTTAAATCTTCGTCTTGAATTAAGTTTTCTTCTTTATTTTGAGCTGTTTGTTTATTATTTTTAAACTTTGAAATTAATGGTAAAAATTTTACTAAATTATTTTGAAGTTCTTCTGGAGTTGTAATAACTAGAATTTCAGTTTCATCTTCTGTTAATTTATTTTCATATTCACTAATAACAATTTTTAATTTCTTAACTTTCTCATTCATAAAGTTTTTTTGAGCAGTCATTTCAATATTTGATCAATTTTCTGTTGAACCTTGTATTTGAAGATCTATTATTACATACTGATTAGAATTATTAATAAATATTGCACGTGACTCTTTTATTTTTTTATCAACGTTTTTGTACTTATATTCTTTTTTCAAAAACTTAACCAATGCTTGATAAGTGTTAGATTGTTTTTCAGTCATTTTCAACCCCGCCTTCCTGAAGAATTTTATCAGTAAATTCTTTTGGTAATTCTGCTTTTAATTTTACCATTTCTTTTGTGATTGGGTGTAAAAATTCTAATTTATACGCATGTAACATTTGTCCAAAATCAGTTTGTTTCTCTGCTAACTTACCATATGAAGGATCATTTACAATTGGATGTTTAATGAAATTGAAGTGAACTCTAATTTGATGTGTTCTTCCAGTTTCAATAGCACACTTAACTAATGTTGTTTTGTCTAAACGTTTAATAACTTCAAAATTAGTTACTGCATATTTAGAATTTTTAGAAGTAACCATCATTTTTTTTCTATCATTTTGGTGTCTACCTATCGGTGCATCGATAATTCCTTTATCTTCTTTTATTTCACCTCAAACTAAAGCTACATATTCTTTGTATATTTCATGGTTCTTCAACATTTCTGTTAATACTTGGTGAGATTTGTCATTCTTAGCAACAATTAATAGACCAGTTGTTTGTTTATCTATTCTATGAACAATTCCAGGTCTCTCAACACCACCAATTGTACTTAAGAATTCAGCATCTCTTCCCAATAAAGCATTAACCATTGTTCCTTCTGTGTTTCCAGCTCCAGGGTGAACTACCATGTTATTTGGTTTATTAACAACTAAAATATCATCATCTTCATAAACAATATCTAAATCAATTTTTTCAGGATTTATTGTTGATGTTTTTACTTCAGGAATATTGATTTCTATTTCAATATCTCCAATTAAATTAAAATTTTGTTTTGTTTCAACATTACCATTAACTATTACATTGCCATCTTTGATTAAAGTTTGAATGTAACTTCTTGAATATTCAGTAGATTCAGCTAAAGCATCTACTAAGTATTTGTCTAACCTTACTTTTTCAACATTAGCTTTTATTTTCATTTTTATCTACCTCTTTATTTATTTCTTTTTGTTTTTTTGGTTTAAATATGTTGATCATTTCTATAATAAAACACACTGCCCCAATTCCGATTCCAATATTCACCCACATGTCAGCTAAATTAAATATATAGCCTGAAGAGCCTAAGAAGTCAAAGCCTCATACAAACATATCTACAACTCCACCATAAATTTCTTGGCCATCTCTTATAGTAGCTGGAGCTCAAGCTCTTGCTAATAAGTTTGCAAAACCACCAGCCAGTAATATTGAACAAGTAATAATTCATTTTTTATCATTTAAAAATATAAATACAATGATTAGTAGTGCAACAAATAATGCTGCTAAAGTTACTGTTTTAGCTAAACCATCTGCATAATCACCGCGACCATAAGCAGAACCTAAATTTATTTTGTATTGAATATTTAAAAATCCATTTATAAATGTTTTTGAGTCGTTTTCTTTCATTGTTGCAACAACAACTCATTTAATTATTCAATCTAACAGTATCAAAAAGCTCATTATAGGGGTAGCTATAATCAGTTTAAATTTTCATTTAAAATCATATGATTTTAATCCAAAAATTAAATTAGATATTTGATTTTTAAACATAACTATCACCCCTTAATGCTTATAATGATTCTACTACTGAATTACATCTTTCACAAATTTCATTATTTATTAATGTGTCAAATATTCCTCAACATCTTTCACATTTTGTTCCATTTTTAAGTTCTACACCAACAAATGCAATTTTTTGCTCAGATAATCCAGAACAATCATTTGTGAAACTTAAAGAATTAACAATAAAGATTTTTTCTAATTCAGTTGTTGATTCAATATTTTTAAATTCATCTTTTAAACAAACTTTAACTGTTGCTTCAAAACCTTTATTAATTATTTTTTGTTCTCTTGCTATTTCTAAAGCTTTATTTACATCGTCTCTTAAAACCATAATGTTATTTCATTTTGTTACGAATTCATTTGATTCAATAAAGTCTTGTTTCTTATTATCTAATAAGTGAACTGAATCAGTTTTATTTAAATTAACCATTGCTTGGTAAACTTCTTCGATTGTATGAATTAATATTGGTCTTAATAAATCTATTAACATTCAAAGTTGCTCATATAAAACTGTTTGAACTTGTCTTCTTCTAATTGAGTCATTTTTCTCAATATATAAAATGTCTTTAATAAAGTCTAAGTAAAATGAAGATAAATCTTTAGTTACATAATTAACAACCAAATTATAAACTTGGTTATAGGATAGATTATCATAAGCTTCACTAGCTTTATTTTTAACAACACTTAAATTATTAAGCGCATATCTATCTACTTCAGTTAAATTTGTTTGATAATCCTTACTTGGATCAAAATCAAATAAATTAGCTAAAATAAATCTCATTGTATTTCTTATTTTTCTATAAGATTCTCCAATTTGTTTAATAATTTCAGGTCCTATTTTTTGATCATCAGTATAATCTGTTGAAGCAACTCATAATCTTAAAATATCTGCACCTTGTGTATTAGCAAACTCAATAGGATCGATTCCGTTTCCCAATGATTTAGACATTTTATTTCCTTTTTCATCAACAGTCATTCCGTGAGAAATTAGTTTTTTATAAGGTGATTTGCCTGAGTAGATAGTTGAGTTAATCATTGATGCATTAAATCATCCACGATATTGATCATTTCCTTCTAAATATAAATCATATGGTAATGGTAAATTTTTAAATCTTTCGCTTAATGCAATTGCACTTGAACCTGAATCAAATCAAACATCTAAAATATCTTTTTCTTTTTTTAGGTTTTTATTTCTATAAGCCTCTGGTAAGAATGTATCTGCTGGTTTATCGAATCAAGCATTAGTTCCTAATTCAGCTATTTTATCAATGGCAAATGCTAATATTTCATTATTAAGAACTAACTTATCATTTTGATCGTAAAATGCAACAATTGGCACTCCTCATAGTCTTTGACGTGAAATAGTTCAATCTGTTCTGTCTTCTAATACTTGATATAAACGTTTTTTTGCTCATTCAGGTTTTGTTGTTATTTGATCAACATTTGCTAAAATTTGATTTTTAGCTTTGTCTAAACCAATGAATCATTGTGATGTACAACGGTAAATAACAGGTTTTTTAGTTCTTCAGTCATGTGGATATGAGTGAGAAACAAATTTTAATTTTAATAATCTTTGTTTTGCTTCTAAATCCATACCAACAATTTTATTAGCATCTTCGTAGAATACTCCAACAAGTTTTTCATCAAATTCAGCAATTTCATTTGTAAACTTACCTTGATCGTCAATTGGAGCAAATGGTTCTATACCATGTTGTTTAACAATTATATAGTCATCTTCCCCAAATCCACCAGCGGTATGAACAATACCAGTTCCAGCTTCATCAGTAACATGATGTCCAATTACAACTGGATTAATTTTTTGTTCATATAATGGGTGAGCATATTTAACACCAACAATTTCAGGTCCTTTTAAAGTATCTAAAATTTCAAATGTTTCTCAGCCAATTTGTTCTGCAACTTTATTAACTAATGAAGACGCTAAAATGAATTTTCTATCATTAGCTTTAACAATGTTATATTCAATGTTTTCTCCAACAGCAGCCATTTGGTTTGAAGGAATAGTTCAAGGTGTTGTTGTTCAAATAACAATTTCAGTATCAGTATCAATTTTTGCATTACCTTCAACAACTTTCATAGCAACAAAAATAGTTGGTGATTTAACATCTTTATATTCGATTTCAGATTCAGCTAAAGCAGATTCACTTGAAGGAGATCAGTAAATTGGTTTTAATGCTTTGTAAACCATTTCTTTTTCATACATTTTTTGGAATAGTCTTAATTCACTAACTTCAAAATCATGAGTTAATGTAACATATTTAACATCGCTATTAGAAAAAATACCTAAACGCTTAAATTGGTTAGCTTGATTTGCAACTTGTTTTAAAGCGTAGTCTTTACACATGTCTCTAAACTCAACTGCTGGAGTTTGTTTACGATCAATACCCATTTTTGTTACAGCTGTTTCAATAGGTAAACCATGAGTATCTCAACCCATAATGAAAGGAGCTAAATAACCATTAGCATTTTTTCATCTGATTATCATATCTTTCAATGTTTTATTTAAGGCATGACCAATGTGTAAATCACCGTTTGCATATGGTGGACCATCATGTAACATAAATAAAGGTTTTCCTTCATTTAGTTTTTGTTTTTGATCATAAATTTTCTTAGCATCTCACATTTCTTGAATAACTGGTTCTTTATCTTTTAAGCCAGCTCTCATATCAAAATCTGTTTGACCGATTAATAATGTATCTTTATAAATGTTTTTCATTTTCTAATCTCCTTTAAAAATAAAAATCGCCCCTTATATAAGGAGCGACTAACCGCGGTACCATCCTAATTAATAAATTAAAGCTTAATTTATCATCTTCAAGGTTTTAACGGTGCCACCGCAGAATTCTACTCAATATAATTTTTCTTTTCTGTTGAAAAAAGGTGATATCTTTTAAATATTATTACTAGTTTACACCAACCACTAGCTCTCTTTGAATAATTAATTTAAAAAACTTGTCCTTTAGTTTTTATAATAATATTTTATATTATTTTTAATTAAATTTGATGTTTTTTAACAAAATCTGTTGTTCTTAAAATGTAATCTTCTGTAAACTTAATAATTGATTTAGTATGATTAATTCCTGTATCATAAATAATTAATTCATTCACTTTAGATTCTTCTATATTGTTTTTAACATCTTGCATTTTAAAACTATCTAAAAAGTTTGTTACTCTATCAAATCTGTTATGAATATACATAATAGGTATATACTTATGTTTTGTCTCAATTAAATTAATAAAATCAAGTTCAACTAGATTAACTCCATATTCATTTTTATATATTTTTAACATGTCTTCTAAAACCAAGTTAACATAATTCTCAAATATTTTTGGGGCATTATTAGCAACCATACTTCTTAGAAGTTTTGAAACTGACATATAAGCTGAATCTGATATTGCTCATTTAATATTATTTTCCTTAACAAATTTTTCTTCTGTTAAAGCTAGGTAGTTAACTGTAAATCCACCCATACTTGTTCCAACAAGACCAATTTCTTCTGGTTTATAATTTTGTGTTACTCATGTAATAATTGTCATTAAGTCTCATTTTTCTTTATAACCTCAAGTTACAACATCACTATCACTTGATCCATGATTTCTAAAATCAAAAGTTATTATGTTATACCCTAATGAACGATAGTGTCAAGTTAGATATAAAACATTGAATCTTCCTGAATTGAATCCATGAACACCAATTACTCATTTATTACTTGGCTTTGGATTTAATCATACACTAGCAACAATTTTTACACCATCTTTTGAAAGCGTTGTGAAATTAGCTGTTGGGCTTTTATATTCTTTTATTTTTAATTTTTTATTTGAATTTCTATTAGTTGAATTAAAGTTATTAATTGTTTTAACAAAATTAATTTTTAAACTTGCTGCTTCTTCACGTTGCTTAATTGTTTTGGAAAAACTTGAATTTCACATTTGAATCATTTTATGAGCTAAAGTTGAATATTCTGACATAATAACCTCTTTTCTATTATTTATATTTTACTATAAACATACAAATAAAAATGAAATAAAAAAAATAAGCAGTGCTTATTTTCTAATTAATATTTTGTAAATGTTACCTTCAATTTTTTTGTAGATACCATCATTAATGTAAATAACACCTGATATGAAATCTATAATTCTTCTTTTTTCTGCTTTTTCTAATCCTGAAAGATCAATTAAAACAATTTTATTAATTTTTAATTCATCTGCAATTTTAGCTGCTTCAGAAAAAGAAGTAGGCTTAATAATTTCAGTTCTTTTAGAAGGAATATCTTGATTGATTGTGTTTAATTCACTTTCATTTGAATATTCAACTTCTTCTTTAGTTGTTGAATCTTCTTCATCATACATACTGTATCCATTTACATCGTTTAAAGCTTGATCTATTTCCCCTGATTCAAGTTTTTTAGTTTTCATTTTATCTAGTAGTTCTTTAATTTTCATTTTCATTCTCCTACTATTTCAAGAATGTTGGGAAATCATCTTCAGTATCATCTGAATATGTTGATGCACCACTATTTACAGAATGCATAGTTTGGTGAGCATGTAGAACATCTTCTTCAAATGAAGTAGGTGCTTTTTGTTCTTCTTCAACATGAGTTGATTTGTATAAACTTGAAGTTCTTAAATTTGCAAATGTTGAAGCCGCGTTTGATTTTGTTCCTAAGTTTGCTGATGATTTAATCATTTCTTCATCAAAACCAGTAGCAATAACAGTTACAACTAATTCATCTTTTTCAGTTAATTCTTTATTAATAGCTACTCCAAAAACGATATTTACTTCTGGGTTATCAATTGCTTGATTAACAACATCAACAACATCATAAGCATCGTTTAATGAAATACCTTCTCCACCAGTAACATTAACAATAACATCTTTTGCACCAACGATTGCTGCTTCAAGTAAAGTTGATGAGATAGCATCATTAGCTGCTAAGTTTGCCTTATCTGGACCTGTTCCTAAACCAATTCCAAATAATGCGTTACCTTTTTTAGACATAACTGTTTTAACGTCAGCAAAGTCTAAGTTAATTAAAGCAGGAACTGCAATTAAGTCTGTAATTGTTTGAACACCTTGTTTTAATATTGCGTCAGCTTCAGCAAAAGCTTCTTGAATAGGTTTAGCACCAATGAACTCTAATAAGCGATCATTTGAGATAACAATTGTTGAATCAACGTATTTTTTTAATTCAATTATTCCTTCTTCTGCAAAAGTGTTTCTGTATTTACCTTCAAATCTGAATGGTTTAGTTACAATAGCAACAACTAAAGCTCCTGTTTCTTGAGCGATTCTTGCGATAACTGGAGCAGCACCTGTTCCAGTTCCTCCACCCATTCCAGCAGTTACAAAAATTAAATCAGCACCTTCTAAAGCAGCTCTTAAATCATTTTCAGATTCTAAAGCAGCTGTTTTACCTACTTCAGGGTTTGCTCCAGCACCTAAACCTTTTGTTGATTTTTCTCCTAAAATAATTTTATTAGGAACATTTGATCCTGCTAAAACTTGAGCATCAGTATTTGCAATATAGAAATCAACACCGTGAGCGCCTTGCTCAAACATTCTTGAAACGGCATTGTTTCCACCACCACCAACTCCAATAACTTTAATCTTGGCTTTTTGGCTAAATTCTTGTGTATTATTATTCATTTTGTTTTCTCCTTTTATGCTTCTACTTTATCTATTAGTATACCATCATTTTTCAAATATAATTGTCCGCTTGCCTGATTTTGACTACCAAAATCATCAAAAAACGCAAATTGCATATTAATAACATCATTTTTAATTTTTTGTTTTTTAGCTTTAAATTCGTCAAATATAAATTTGCTTGTAATTTTGCTTATTAATCCATAACTTTCAAAGTGTTCATTGTTTTTTAGAGCACCAATAACTTTTACTTGATTTACATAATCTGAAGATACTTTTGCTTCAGAAATTAAAGAAACACCATTTGGAATTTCTTGAATTAAACCAAAGTTAAATATAGGTGTTACATAGAAATCAATTTTTTCTTTTGCTACAAATGATTCTTTAATTTCTTTGTATGCATTTTTAACTGCTTTTTTCACTATTAATTGAATTTGTTCACCTGATAATGTTTTTGAAACTAAAGAATTTTTAAATTTTAAAAGTACAGTTTTTAAAATATTTTTTGAATCGAAGTTAATGTTGTTGTATAAATAGTGTTTACTCATTTCATCACTAAGTCCAAATTCATTTGATATTTTTTTAATTATGCTGTTCATACCATTGTTTGTTGATGCATATTCAACAAATGCGCCTTTTTTAAATAATCCAGCTTCAATATGATCTTCTTTTCAATCGACAACTATAATATCGCTTTCATCTTTTGAAGGTCTTTGAATTGAGTTATATAAAGCTTCAAGGTTTGTCATGTATGAATCTTTACCTTCTTCAATTTTTTCAATAACATTTTTGTGTGATTCAAAAACTTTTTTGTAAATTGATTTAATTGAAATTATTAGTTCAATTTCTTTACCTTGAACATTTAATTTATTAACTTCTTGTTTGTTTCCATCAATTTTTACTTGAACTAGTTCAATATCTAAGTGATATGCGTTATTTGCTTGTTGTTCTCTTTTAACTATCTTTTTAAAGCAATCATTTACGTATTCTTCTGTCATTAATATTGGCATTTCACTTGAAATTGTTTTTTTCTTTGTTGTAAAACTATAAGTTGAACTTGGAACAACCATAAAAATTTTATTATCTTTTAATTCTGATTGTTCTTTAACAATTGATTTAATCATTGCAGATATATCTTTTTTTAATAAAGTTGAAATAGAATCTCTAACAACTCCATTTTCATTTAAAAAAGTAGAGTTATTTTTAGCTTCGATTTCATTTTCAAAAATTGAAATAATGTTGTTTTTTAATACTCTATAAGCATTAATTTTAACTACACTTTTTCTTATTTCTACTGTTGTAAATGTTTTATTATTTTTTAACATAACTCTATCCTCTTTTTTTCTTTATTTTTTCTCAATTACTCAAAGCTTTGCGCTATGACTTCTATTATTATTTTCTACTTCTGTATTTGTGGGTTTTAATGGCTTTTTAAACAACAGTTTAAAGTCTTTTGATGATTCAATTTCATATGGTAAATTACTTAAGTAAAATTGTTGTTCATCAAGTGTATATTTCTTAAATATGTTTTTAACAACTTTTTCTTCTAATGAATGGAAAGTTATAACAACAACCCTTCCTTTTGGTTTTAATAAATTTAAACTTTGTTCTAACGAACTTTCTAAAGTTTCCATTTCATTGTTAACTCTTATTCTTAGAGCTTGAAATGTTTTTTTAGCAGGGTGTTTTTGTTGTTTCAATATTTTTGCTGGTAAAGATTTTTTTATTACACTAACTAATTCAAATGTTGTATTTATAGGTCTTGAAAGAATAATATTTTTTGCAATTGATCTTGCAAATTTTTCATCACCATAATTTCATAAAATTTGCTCTAGTTCTTCTTGTGTATATTCGTTCACTATTTTGTGAGCAGTTAGAGAATTATTAGCTCTATCCATTCTCATATCAAGTGGACCATCAAATCTATAACTGAAACCTCTTTCTGCCACATCAAATTGTGGCGAAGAAACTCCTAAATCATAAAGGATACCATCAACCTCGAAAATCCCTTGCATTGCCAACATTGCTGAAATGTTAACGAAATTTCCTTCTAGTATTTTGAAATTGTTACTAATTTTTGTAAGTTTTTCAGTTCCTTCTAATATTGCTGTTTCATCTTGATCAATTGAAAATAATTTACCATCTTTTAATTTTTTTAGTATTTCACTTGAATGTCCAGCTCTACCAAGAGTACAGTCAACATAAATTCCATTTTCCTTAATATTTAGATACTCAATTGATTCTTTCAATAATACTGGTATATGTTTTTCCATTATTTATTTAAACCTTGATAAATTGTTTCAGCAATTTCTTCCATTCTGTCACTGTTATCATTTTGATAATTGTCATATGATTTTTGATCTCATATTTCAACTCTGTCACCCATACCAAGTATGTAAACGCTTTTTTCAATGTTAGCCAGCTTC includes these proteins:
- the ileS gene encoding isoleucine--tRNA ligase, whose translation is MKNIYKDTLLIGQTDFDMRAGLKDKEPVIQEMWDAKKIYDQKQKLNEGKPLFMLHDGPPYANGDLHIGHALNKTLKDMIIRWKNANGYLAPFIMGWDTHGLPIETAVTKMGIDRKQTPAVEFRDMCKDYALKQVANQANQFKRLGIFSNSDVKYVTLTHDFEVSELRLFQKMYEKEMVYKALKPIYWSPSSESALAESEIEYKDVKSPTIFVAMKVVEGNAKIDTDTEIVIWTTTPWTIPSNQMAAVGENIEYNIVKANDRKFILASSLVNKVAEQIGWETFEILDTLKGPEIVGVKYAHPLYEQKINPVVIGHHVTDEAGTGIVHTAGGFGEDDYIIVKQHGIEPFAPIDDQGKFTNEIAEFDEKLVGVFYEDANKIVGMDLEAKQRLLKLKFVSHSYPHDWRTKKPVIYRCTSQWFIGLDKAKNQILANVDQITTKPEWAKKRLYQVLEDRTDWTISRQRLWGVPIVAFYDQNDKLVLNNEILAFAIDKIAELGTNAWFDKPADTFLPEAYRNKNLKKEKDILDVWFDSGSSAIALSERFKNLPLPYDLYLEGNDQYRGWFNASMINSTIYSGKSPYKKLISHGMTVDEKGNKMSKSLGNGIDPIEFANTQGADILRLWVASTDYTDDQKIGPEIIKQIGESYRKIRNTMRFILANLFDFDPSKDYQTNLTEVDRYALNNLSVVKNKASEAYDNLSYNQVYNLVVNYVTKDLSSFYLDFIKDILYIEKNDSIRRRQVQTVLYEQLWMLIDLLRPILIHTIEEVYQAMVNLNKTDSVHLLDNKKQDFIESNEFVTKWNNIMVLRDDVNKALEIAREQKIINKGFEATVKVCLKDEFKNIESTTELEKIFIVNSLSFTNDCSGLSEQKIAFVGVELKNGTKCERCWGIFDTLINNEICERCNSVVESL
- the sepF gene encoding cell division protein SepF, yielding MKIKELLDKMKTKKLESGEIDQALNDVNGYSMYDEEDSTTKEEVEYSNESELNTINQDIPSKRTEIIKPTSFSEAAKIADELKINKIVLIDLSGLEKAEKRRIIDFISGVIYINDGIYKKIEGNIYKILIRK
- a CDS encoding RluA family pseudouridine synthase gives rise to the protein MKIKANVEKVRLDKYLVDALAESTEYSRSYIQTLIKDGNVIVNGNVETKQNFNLIGDIEIEINIPEVKTSTINPEKIDLDIVYEDDDILVVNKPNNMVVHPGAGNTEGTMVNALLGRDAEFLSTIGGVERPGIVHRIDKQTTGLLIVAKNDKSHQVLTEMLKNHEIYKEYVALVWGEIKEDKGIIDAPIGRHQNDRKKMMVTSKNSKYAVTNFEVIKRLDKTTLVKCAIETGRTHQIRVHFNFIKHPIVNDPSYGKLAEKQTDFGQMLHAYKLEFLHPITKEMVKLKAELPKEFTDKILQEGGVENDWKTI
- a CDS encoding deoxycytidylate deaminase — translated: MKRENFLNWEQFFMTVAKVCAMRSKDPSTQVGAILVNNLNQIISTGYNGFPRGVNDDEFPWTREGEWIDTKYPYVAHAELNAIVSARTNLTDSDVYVTLFPCNECTKIIIQAGIKKVYYLEDKYKDSNEVKASKRMLDAAKIEYKQINDFNVKISID
- a CDS encoding alpha/beta hydrolase — encoded protein: MMSEYSTLAHKMIQMWNSSFSKTIKQREEAASLKINFVKTINNFNSTNRNSNKKLKIKEYKSPTANFTTLSKDGVKIVASVWLNPKPSNKWVIGVHGFNSGRFNVLYLTWHYRSLGYNIITFDFRNHGSSDSDVVTWGYKEKWDLMTIITWVTQNYKPEEIGLVGTSMGGFTVNYLALTEEKFVKENNIKWAISDSAYMSVSKLLRSMVANNAPKIFENYVNLVLEDMLKIYKNEYGVNLVELDFINLIETKHKYIPIMYIHNRFDRVTNFLDSFKMQDVKNNIEESKVNELIIYDTGINHTKSIIKFTEDYILRTTDFVKKHQI
- the ftsZ gene encoding cell division protein FtsZ, which gives rise to MNNNTQEFSQKAKIKVIGVGGGGNNAVSRMFEQGAHGVDFYIANTDAQVLAGSNVPNKIILGEKSTKGLGAGANPEVGKTAALESENDLRAALEGADLIFVTAGMGGGTGTGAAPVIARIAQETGALVVAIVTKPFRFEGKYRNTFAEEGIIELKKYVDSTIVISNDRLLEFIGAKPIQEAFAEADAILKQGVQTITDLIAVPALINLDFADVKTVMSKKGNALFGIGLGTGPDKANLAANDAISSTLLEAAIVGAKDVIVNVTGGEGISLNDAYDVVDVVNQAIDNPEVNIVFGVAINKELTEKDELVVTVIATGFDEEMIKSSANLGTKSNAASTFANLRTSSLYKSTHVEEEQKAPTSFEEDVLHAHQTMHSVNSGASTYSDDTEDDFPTFLK
- a CDS encoding signal peptidase II, translated to MFKNQISNLIFGLKSYDFKWKFKLIIATPIMSFLILLDWIIKWVVVATMKENDSKTFINGFLNIQYKINLGSAYGRGDYADGLAKTVTLAALFVALLIIVFIFLNDKKWIITCSILLAGGFANLLARAWAPATIRDGQEIYGGVVDMFVWGFDFLGSSGYIFNLADMWVNIGIGIGAVCFIIEMINIFKPKKQKEINKEVDKNENKS
- the rsmH gene encoding 16S rRNA (cytosine(1402)-N(4))-methyltransferase RsmH, which codes for MEKHIPVLLKESIEYLNIKENGIYVDCTLGRAGHSSEILKKLKDGKLFSIDQDETAILEGTEKLTKISNNFKILEGNFVNISAMLAMQGIFEVDGILYDLGVSSPQFDVAERGFSYRFDGPLDMRMDRANNSLTAHKIVNEYTQEELEQILWNYGDEKFARSIAKNIILSRPINTTFELVSVIKKSLPAKILKQQKHPAKKTFQALRIRVNNEMETLESSLEQSLNLLKPKGRVVVITFHSLEEKVVKNIFKKYTLDEQQFYLSNLPYEIESSKDFKLLFKKPLKPTNTEVENNNRSHSAKLWVIEKK